A single region of the Pseudomonas sp. GGS8 genome encodes:
- a CDS encoding lipase family protein, whose translation MSDRQHRTDTICTYKAVQGDKQIRHWLEFQLLDERNDPLPHQPFRAINEATRCQLVPEFSGQSDAQGVIRLEGLHPLAVTLLLTANPLAEVLQTRRLSALRAELPVSPPLEIPYRYDPPPANFSSIEKQARSDGHGYHYLRIGQLCDRFPDLDPWSEQDKLPAFHFPDPNFGGFTVADDELNRRHVLEICPFRAWSLVLHHLPEYSMANAYNLGLMANLSYSVVAQNMLKQRPDTDPSTVSGSVDEFFFRQCLDLSRTPMMIDNKGDRLPALVVDVPFDQRYTTAVMLDSLTAERPPGGSDIPQRIIENTQLFYCINQTQVVVAWRGTQEPKDWLTDVMYRPMPADGSGCDLKSPGTHLIDVGSVHYGFLQAFEVAKKLFPTDFNDIQTALDDRKLFICGHSLGGALALIHSAELKDSNPLLYTYGMPRTFTGKALESLKSVTHFRHVNDADTVTSVPPEAALDNWLYEAFGPLGADLGYIWSVGELLAGKLIRFGDPYWHHGQIAMFYRADQHLESRASNNPFERSKEGLGAPYYSTITTRLLHRTRIYLVPSLNDESNRFARDEQKTLIRSLNRESLAHFFPPHTNPERSTARSSPSDHSMIKAYLPFLHNQLLELSDPERPLQRKEERAKFEEQMKTMGIPEVEKHRNEQFLTLQKLLPMTLRMTEDLEGGREALQRFCRKREFGVMIEITQA comes from the coding sequence ATGTCCGATAGGCAACATCGTACCGATACCATTTGCACCTATAAGGCTGTTCAGGGAGACAAGCAGATCCGGCACTGGCTGGAGTTTCAATTGCTCGATGAGCGCAACGATCCTTTGCCTCATCAGCCTTTTCGGGCGATCAATGAGGCGACCCGCTGCCAGCTCGTTCCCGAATTCAGCGGTCAGAGCGATGCTCAAGGGGTGATCCGCCTGGAGGGCCTGCACCCGCTGGCGGTGACCCTGCTGTTGACGGCCAATCCGCTGGCAGAGGTGTTGCAAACCCGACGTCTGAGTGCGCTACGTGCTGAACTGCCGGTTTCGCCCCCCCTGGAAATCCCTTATCGCTATGACCCGCCTCCAGCGAACTTCTCCTCCATTGAGAAACAGGCCCGGTCCGATGGGCACGGTTATCACTATCTGCGCATCGGTCAATTGTGCGATCGCTTCCCGGACCTGGATCCTTGGTCAGAGCAAGACAAACTGCCGGCGTTCCATTTCCCCGACCCGAACTTCGGCGGTTTCACGGTGGCCGACGACGAACTGAACCGCCGCCATGTACTGGAGATCTGCCCCTTCCGTGCCTGGTCGCTGGTGCTGCATCACCTACCTGAATACAGCATGGCCAATGCCTATAACCTTGGACTGATGGCCAACTTGTCCTACAGCGTCGTCGCCCAGAACATGTTGAAACAGCGACCGGACACCGATCCCAGTACCGTGTCGGGTTCGGTGGACGAGTTCTTTTTCCGCCAGTGCCTGGACTTGTCGCGCACGCCCATGATGATCGACAACAAAGGGGACCGCCTACCGGCGCTGGTGGTGGACGTCCCCTTCGACCAGCGCTACACCACGGCTGTCATGCTTGATTCGCTGACGGCCGAGCGCCCACCGGGTGGGTCGGACATCCCACAGCGCATCATCGAAAACACCCAGCTTTTCTATTGTATCAACCAGACTCAGGTGGTCGTGGCCTGGCGCGGGACCCAGGAGCCCAAGGACTGGCTGACCGATGTGATGTACCGCCCGATGCCGGCCGATGGCAGTGGCTGTGACTTGAAGTCACCGGGCACGCACCTGATTGATGTCGGCAGTGTGCATTACGGTTTTTTGCAGGCGTTCGAGGTGGCCAAGAAGCTGTTTCCCACAGATTTCAATGACATTCAGACAGCGTTAGACGATAGAAAGTTATTTATTTGCGGCCATAGCCTGGGCGGCGCCCTGGCACTGATCCACTCCGCAGAGCTGAAAGATAGCAATCCCCTGCTCTATACCTACGGCATGCCCCGCACCTTCACCGGCAAGGCGCTGGAGAGTCTGAAGTCCGTGACGCACTTTCGCCACGTCAACGACGCGGACACCGTCACCAGCGTGCCACCCGAGGCGGCGCTGGATAACTGGCTGTACGAAGCCTTCGGCCCGCTGGGCGCTGACCTGGGCTACATCTGGTCCGTGGGTGAGCTGCTGGCCGGAAAACTGATCCGCTTTGGCGACCCCTACTGGCATCACGGGCAGATTGCCATGTTCTACCGGGCCGACCAGCATTTGGAGTCACGTGCCTCCAACAACCCTTTCGAGCGCAGTAAAGAAGGCCTGGGCGCGCCCTACTACAGCACCATTACTACCCGTTTGCTGCACCGCACACGCATCTACCTGGTACCGAGCCTGAACGATGAATCCAACCGCTTCGCCCGTGACGAGCAGAAGACACTGATCCGCTCGCTGAACCGGGAAAGCCTGGCGCATTTCTTTCCACCACACACCAACCCCGAGCGCAGTACCGCACGCTCCAGCCCGTCGGATCACTCGATGATCAAGGCTTACCTACCCTTCCTGCACAACCAACTGCTGGAGTTGAGCGACCCCGAGCGGCCGCTGCAGCGCAAGGAGGAGCGGGCGAAGTTCGAGGAACAGATGAAAACGATGGGTATCCCCGAGGTGGAAAAGCATCGCAACGAACAGTTCCTTACCCTGCAGAAGTTGTTACCCATGACGTTGCGCATGACCGAAGACCTGGAAGGTGGCCGTGAGGCCCTGCAGCGTTTCTGCCGCAAGCGTGAATTCGGCGTGATGATCGAGATCACCCAAGCCTGA
- a CDS encoding adhesin biosynthesis transcription regulatory family protein: protein MVKAILRLVPGNVDPRHFELLLSGTTIRTPALIEALRDHLVNGLTASSALIKHDVKMNQFWRRLEVIREEDKRAQELSSFYRKG from the coding sequence GTGGTTAAGGCAATTCTGAGGCTAGTTCCGGGCAACGTCGATCCTCGCCATTTCGAGCTTCTGTTGAGCGGTACGACTATCCGCACTCCCGCATTGATCGAGGCGTTGCGCGACCATCTTGTAAATGGCTTGACGGCGAGCAGTGCGTTGATAAAGCACGACGTGAAAATGAATCAGTTTTGGCGACGGCTGGAGGTGATTCGTGAGGAAGACAAACGGGCTCAAGAACTGAGTTCATTTTACCGTAAAGGATAA
- a CDS encoding site-specific integrase translates to MASLTTKAVEKIVRTGLPGMTNDGDGLYLRVGPTGGASWLFRYKLSGKSRYMGLGKHPETSLAAAREKASDARRLSRFGVDPIASRDEVLERKRLEKEATFLSERETPTKPITFKEVALDYIAAHKAGWKNAKHAQQWKNTLTTYAFKIIGDLPTQEIGIEHVLKILKPIWTEKPETASRLRNRIELVLDAARARDLRAGENPARWRGHLDKLLPPRQKVRAVKHHVAIPWTELPTFVATLEKAEDLSSKALCFTILTACRTSEVLLSTWAEIDLVAGIWTIPASRMKAGKEHRVPLSKPALDLLIGLPRVEGNNHLFPGARKGRPLSNMAMLMVLRRMKRNDLTTHGFRSTFRDWASEVTHYPREVCEQALAHTVANAVEAAYRRGDLFGKRQMLMDQWSRYVCGMQEAQDSREATSLGSACLLTY, encoded by the coding sequence ATGGCATCACTTACGACAAAGGCGGTGGAGAAAATAGTCAGAACTGGCTTGCCTGGCATGACCAATGACGGAGATGGGTTGTATCTGAGAGTTGGCCCTACCGGCGGTGCAAGTTGGCTTTTCCGCTATAAGCTATCAGGAAAGAGTCGATATATGGGCTTGGGAAAGCATCCAGAGACAAGTCTCGCGGCAGCTCGGGAAAAAGCATCTGATGCTAGAAGGCTGAGTAGATTTGGAGTCGATCCAATTGCGAGTCGAGATGAGGTGTTGGAGAGGAAAAGGCTGGAAAAAGAAGCCACGTTTCTATCGGAGCGCGAAACCCCGACCAAACCAATAACCTTTAAGGAGGTTGCTCTTGATTACATCGCTGCCCATAAGGCGGGCTGGAAAAATGCCAAGCACGCCCAACAGTGGAAGAACACACTGACTACTTATGCGTTCAAGATCATAGGCGATCTTCCCACCCAGGAGATAGGCATTGAACATGTGCTGAAAATCCTCAAGCCGATTTGGACAGAAAAGCCCGAAACCGCTAGCCGTTTGCGAAACCGTATCGAACTTGTCCTCGACGCAGCAAGGGCTCGAGACCTACGCGCAGGCGAAAATCCCGCTCGATGGCGAGGACACTTGGACAAGCTTTTGCCTCCTCGCCAAAAAGTGCGTGCTGTAAAACATCACGTAGCAATCCCATGGACTGAGCTCCCTACGTTCGTGGCGACTCTTGAGAAAGCAGAAGATCTGAGTTCTAAGGCCCTGTGCTTCACTATCCTGACTGCCTGCCGAACCAGCGAAGTACTCTTATCTACGTGGGCAGAGATTGATCTCGTTGCAGGGATATGGACCATTCCAGCGTCGCGGATGAAAGCAGGGAAAGAGCACCGGGTTCCGCTGTCGAAACCAGCATTGGATCTACTGATTGGTCTTCCTCGCGTAGAAGGGAACAATCATCTGTTTCCTGGTGCTCGAAAAGGGAGGCCGCTGAGCAATATGGCGATGTTGATGGTGTTGCGTCGAATGAAGCGCAACGATCTCACGACGCATGGATTCCGCTCGACTTTTAGGGATTGGGCGAGTGAGGTCACCCACTATCCTCGAGAGGTCTGCGAACAGGCGCTTGCACATACAGTAGCGAATGCGGTTGAGGCTGCTTATCGCCGTGGAGATCTGTTCGGGAAGCGTCAAATGTTAATGGATCAATGGTCACGATATGTGTGTGGCATGCAGGAAGCACAGGACAGTAGGGAGGCTACCAGTTTAGGTTCAGCTTGTTTACTGACCTATTGA
- a CDS encoding aegerolysin family protein yields MAQRSVDVYFENYLDSTLSLTQNSLKLDHGEWDSYPPQKILKPNANVPGKGYWKTESDGFATGTEALCSYAFYDFVTEEVCNINIHWDDPYAGSNSYVITTDSDNVKVSYSGGDGDNATVTFRAEKK; encoded by the coding sequence ATGGCTCAAAGAAGCGTTGATGTTTATTTTGAGAATTATCTCGACTCCACCTTGAGTCTAACTCAGAATTCTCTGAAGTTAGATCATGGGGAATGGGATTCCTATCCTCCGCAGAAAATATTGAAGCCGAACGCTAATGTGCCCGGCAAAGGTTATTGGAAGACAGAGTCGGACGGGTTCGCTACGGGCACGGAGGCACTTTGCTCCTACGCTTTTTATGATTTTGTCACTGAGGAAGTTTGCAATATAAATATCCACTGGGACGACCCATACGCGGGATCTAATTCGTATGTAATCACGACCGATAGCGATAACGTTAAAGTTTCATATAGTGGTGGAGACGGCGATAACGCTACTGTGACCTTCAGGGCAGAAAAAAAATAA
- a CDS encoding DUF2514 family protein: MTSIWLRILPYIAAVLLAAGALFGAYHHGLSVKDAEWQSAWNDRDTRDAEAKALNEAAERTKEQARQLSINKAMQDGQQIIDQATADAAAARASADSLRGAADTLAARLAASQTSGNSCTAAASQAATRAAMVLADVLKRADQRAGELAEVADQARARGVTCEQAYDGISK, from the coding sequence ATGACTTCCATCTGGCTGCGGATCCTTCCTTATATAGCTGCGGTGCTGCTGGCGGCCGGCGCGCTGTTTGGCGCCTACCACCATGGGCTATCGGTGAAGGATGCCGAGTGGCAATCGGCCTGGAATGACCGCGATACCCGGGACGCCGAGGCTAAAGCGCTGAATGAGGCCGCCGAGCGCACCAAAGAGCAAGCCCGTCAACTCTCCATCAATAAGGCGATGCAAGATGGCCAACAGATCATTGACCAAGCAACTGCTGATGCTGCCGCTGCTCGCGCTTCTGCTGACAGCCTGCGTGGGGCGGCCGACACCCTTGCCGCTCGACTCGCAGCCAGTCAAACCAGCGGCAATTCCTGTACTGCCGCCGCAAGCCAGGCAGCTACCCGCGCCGCAATGGTGCTTGCCGACGTGCTCAAGCGCGCTGACCAGCGAGCGGGCGAACTGGCTGAAGTTGCTGACCAAGCCAGAGCCAGGGGCGTGACGTGCGAGCAGGCGTATGACGGTATTTCAAAATAG
- a CDS encoding DMT family transporter has protein sequence MTLLMFVLLSLFAGFAVPLQAGTNAKLGSLLGHPLWATAVSLLVSLVVLIVVIIVAKAPRPNLSAGQEGPWWIWMGGVAGVFYITVALLMAPRLGALNFIMAVLVGQLIVSIAIDYFGLIGFPKQSLNINKLVGVIVVIGGFLITTRT, from the coding sequence ATGACCTTACTAATGTTTGTCCTGCTCAGTTTATTCGCCGGCTTCGCAGTTCCCTTGCAAGCCGGGACTAACGCAAAACTAGGCAGTCTCCTGGGCCACCCTTTGTGGGCAACCGCAGTTTCCTTATTGGTCAGCCTGGTCGTTCTCATCGTTGTCATCATTGTTGCAAAAGCACCCCGCCCGAACTTATCGGCGGGACAAGAAGGCCCATGGTGGATTTGGATGGGCGGCGTGGCCGGCGTGTTTTATATAACCGTCGCCTTATTGATGGCCCCCCGACTCGGCGCACTCAACTTCATCATGGCGGTATTGGTCGGCCAACTTATCGTTTCAATCGCGATTGACTACTTCGGCCTGATCGGCTTTCCGAAGCAGTCTCTTAATATTAATAAACTGGTCGGCGTGATTGTCGTCATAGGAGGTTTTCTTATTACTACACGTACTTGA
- a CDS encoding class I SAM-dependent methyltransferase, with protein MTNQSANATYDAIGERFEAFTDTASQRSVETATFFHMVGDVKGKSVLDLACGFGFFGRELYRQGASKVVGVDISASMIDLARKESARNHEAIEYHVSDICDLGILGKFNLITAAWLFNYADSPAKLDKMFQVVAENLAPGGRVVAYTVEPTFQLQRGNFTKYGVHVLTEEVHEGGFRHHAEFVTQPPSAFTFHRWSRERYELAIMKAGFSRLQWQKPIISEAERAKHPKGYWDDFERNCLQTGLICSL; from the coding sequence ATGACTAATCAATCTGCAAACGCGACTTATGACGCTATTGGCGAACGCTTCGAGGCTTTCACGGACACGGCCTCCCAACGTTCAGTAGAAACCGCGACGTTTTTCCATATGGTCGGCGACGTCAAAGGCAAGTCCGTATTGGACCTGGCCTGCGGCTTCGGCTTCTTTGGTCGTGAGTTATATCGTCAGGGCGCGAGCAAAGTGGTCGGGGTGGATATCTCCGCCTCGATGATTGACCTGGCCCGCAAGGAATCGGCGCGTAACCATGAAGCGATCGAGTATCACGTCAGCGATATCTGCGACCTGGGTATCCTCGGAAAATTCAACCTGATCACGGCGGCGTGGCTGTTCAACTATGCCGACTCGCCGGCAAAACTGGACAAGATGTTCCAAGTGGTCGCCGAGAACCTCGCCCCCGGCGGCCGCGTCGTGGCCTACACCGTGGAGCCGACATTCCAACTGCAACGCGGCAATTTCACCAAGTACGGCGTGCATGTGCTGACCGAAGAAGTCCACGAGGGCGGCTTTCGTCACCACGCCGAATTCGTCACCCAGCCACCCAGCGCCTTCACCTTTCATCGCTGGAGCCGTGAGCGCTATGAGCTGGCGATCATGAAGGCCGGCTTCTCGCGCCTGCAATGGCAGAAACCAATCATCTCCGAGGCCGAACGGGCCAAGCATCCTAAAGGCTATTGGGATGACTTTGAGCGCAACTGCCTGCAAACCGGGCTGATCTGCTCCCTATGA
- a CDS encoding SUMF1/EgtB/PvdO family nonheme iron enzyme, producing MTSKGFNHWPVFDGPLTAEMTDRFLMGLPEHFQDALNLKLPLAAWRQVSEESSEQLADRVENPASPLAWRYAAAQLLALTVDPRINVLSPAMIHISGGRVEIGLAESAVDQVMHDMQGLGLDRDWIAKEVPRHPVHLQPYAIGKYPVTNLEYRAFLEASGHARIPESWVFGQYPNERANHPVYGITAEDADAYVAWLSAASGQAYRLPTEAEWEYAAAGPENLDFPWGPTFLPQHANTAEMGLFDTTPVGLLIEGASPFGCLDMAGNVEEYVSDDYAPYPGGTAVTDDLVTVVGTHRIARGGSFTRFRDLTRNCRRHGKYPRQIYVMGFRLAKTL from the coding sequence ATGACTTCCAAGGGTTTCAACCACTGGCCGGTATTCGACGGCCCTCTGACCGCCGAGATGACCGACCGATTCTTGATGGGCCTGCCCGAACACTTCCAGGACGCGCTAAACCTAAAGCTGCCCCTGGCCGCTTGGCGACAGGTTTCGGAAGAGTCCAGCGAACAGTTGGCCGACCGCGTGGAAAACCCGGCCTCGCCACTGGCCTGGCGCTACGCCGCCGCCCAACTGCTGGCCTTGACCGTGGACCCACGGATCAATGTGCTCAGCCCGGCAATGATTCACATCAGTGGCGGCCGAGTCGAAATCGGCCTGGCAGAGTCGGCGGTGGATCAAGTCATGCACGACATGCAGGGCCTGGGTCTGGATCGTGACTGGATCGCCAAGGAGGTGCCGCGCCACCCGGTGCATCTGCAACCCTATGCGATCGGCAAATACCCGGTGACCAACCTCGAATACCGCGCCTTCCTCGAAGCCTCGGGCCATGCGCGGATTCCTGAAAGCTGGGTCTTCGGCCAATACCCCAACGAGCGCGCCAACCATCCGGTATACGGCATCACTGCAGAAGACGCCGACGCCTACGTCGCCTGGCTCAGTGCGGCCAGTGGCCAAGCTTATCGTCTACCAACCGAAGCCGAATGGGAATACGCCGCGGCCGGCCCGGAAAACCTCGATTTTCCCTGGGGCCCGACCTTCCTACCCCAGCATGCCAATACCGCAGAAATGGGCCTGTTCGACACCACGCCCGTGGGCCTGCTGATCGAAGGTGCCTCGCCCTTTGGCTGCCTGGACATGGCCGGCAACGTCGAAGAATACGTCAGCGATGACTATGCTCCCTACCCCGGCGGCACGGCCGTCACCGACGACCTGGTAACCGTGGTCGGTACCCATCGTATCGCCCGCGGCGGCAGTTTCACCCGCTTTCGCGACCTGACACGCAATTGCCGACGCCACGGCAAATACCCGCGACAGATTTATGTAATGGGTTTTCGCCTCGCCAAAACCCTGTAG
- the ribA gene encoding GTP cyclohydrolase II produces MNCLSVRNHVDIPLDDTSNPGTFYTFSGLGTDHEHIVIKLGPANPVSPLVRIHSECLTGDVFSSQRCDCGPQLNESIERMQEVGGYLVYLRQEGRGIGLYAKLDAYRLQDSGMDTFEANAHLNFPEDGRDFSMAAGMLKALNVKHCQLITNNPEKVQALVDNGIVVDKVIPTGVFVTRHNTNYLQAKVDKKNHVIKLVK; encoded by the coding sequence ATGAACTGCCTAAGCGTACGCAATCACGTTGATATCCCCTTGGATGACACTTCAAATCCTGGGACTTTTTATACATTCAGTGGGTTGGGAACCGACCACGAACATATCGTCATTAAACTGGGGCCGGCTAACCCGGTCAGTCCATTAGTGCGGATTCATTCCGAATGCCTCACGGGCGACGTATTCAGTTCACAACGCTGTGATTGTGGCCCGCAATTAAATGAGTCCATCGAGCGCATGCAGGAAGTCGGTGGCTATTTGGTTTATCTTCGCCAAGAAGGTCGGGGCATTGGCCTATATGCCAAGTTGGATGCTTATCGCCTGCAGGACTCCGGCATGGATACATTCGAGGCCAATGCACACCTTAACTTCCCCGAAGATGGCCGCGACTTTTCCATGGCCGCCGGTATGTTGAAAGCTTTGAATGTCAAACATTGCCAATTGATAACTAACAACCCCGAAAAAGTTCAGGCCTTGGTCGACAACGGCATTGTCGTCGATAAAGTGATTCCCACCGGTGTATTTGTCACACGCCATAACACCAACTACCTGCAAGCCAAAGTCGATAAGAAAAATCACGTGATCAAACTGGTGAAGTAA
- a CDS encoding WD40 repeat domain-containing protein, whose amino-acid sequence MRHFGPISGIATFNDTYVATAGYDNQVVLWDAKTKTPIQRVLHDHLANQCAFNASGTLLVSASSDYTARVWEVPSLRLKSVLGGHDDDIEMAAFSPDGQTIATCSRDHTIRLFNLSGQTQKILTGHEADVISVCWSADGQTLVSSSDDGSIRRWDAATGEQLDIIDLGGVETDTVALSREGIIFAGDDEGKISVISSAGTYLQPAHAAGIKRIVWNEAQRLLVSLSYDRCVMLWKLTADNRLETTAQTSLPSIIWPRSCALLGDQRIAFVTFGSTYATWDFTTQQWDVSGIEPAISLNAVTVVGDDIYSIGDAGILQINGQPSTKAGSLCNFLLPFGDSVLTGGQMGTVFDAKTGDVIYQHRSPLNCGTTFEKDGELHAAIGTYTGEALIFNLADQQPQFLREVHMHENAIKGIAADEQYLFSVCATAAAAFFRIADFELETYLDKAHDRISNGCTQIQGGFASIGRDLKLRLWQAGNSEVYETPHSHSIKCIAISKDRKMIATGSYGGTVAVFDLAKRSWAKVEKITASGISCLTHDAEGSGFLASAYDGRIYPITAQSSARQTRP is encoded by the coding sequence ATGAGACATTTTGGCCCTATCAGCGGTATTGCAACGTTCAACGATACCTACGTCGCCACCGCCGGTTATGACAACCAAGTCGTCCTCTGGGACGCAAAAACCAAAACGCCGATCCAGCGCGTGCTCCACGATCACCTGGCCAACCAATGCGCGTTCAACGCCAGCGGCACTCTGCTGGTCAGTGCCAGCAGCGACTACACCGCCCGTGTCTGGGAAGTCCCTTCGCTGCGCCTCAAGAGCGTGCTGGGCGGCCACGATGACGACATCGAAATGGCCGCCTTCTCGCCGGATGGCCAGACCATCGCCACCTGCTCGCGCGACCATACCATCCGCCTGTTCAACCTCAGCGGGCAAACCCAGAAGATCCTGACCGGCCATGAGGCCGATGTGATCTCGGTGTGCTGGTCAGCCGACGGCCAGACCCTGGTGTCGAGCAGCGATGACGGTTCGATCCGCCGCTGGGATGCCGCCACGGGCGAGCAACTGGACATCATCGACCTCGGTGGCGTCGAGACCGACACCGTGGCCTTGTCCCGCGAAGGCATCATCTTTGCCGGTGACGACGAGGGCAAGATTTCGGTGATCAGCAGCGCCGGCACCTACCTGCAACCGGCCCACGCCGCCGGGATCAAGCGCATCGTGTGGAACGAGGCACAGCGCCTGCTAGTCAGCCTGAGCTACGACCGCTGCGTGATGCTATGGAAACTGACAGCCGACAACCGCCTGGAAACAACCGCGCAGACCTCACTGCCAAGCATCATCTGGCCGCGCAGTTGCGCATTGCTCGGCGATCAGCGCATCGCCTTCGTGACCTTTGGCTCCACCTACGCCACCTGGGATTTCACTACCCAGCAATGGGACGTCAGCGGCATCGAGCCGGCCATCAGCCTGAACGCGGTGACGGTGGTCGGCGACGACATCTACAGCATTGGCGACGCCGGCATCCTGCAGATCAATGGCCAGCCCAGCACCAAGGCCGGCAGCCTGTGCAATTTCCTGCTGCCATTCGGCGACAGCGTGTTGACCGGCGGGCAAATGGGCACGGTGTTCGACGCCAAGACCGGCGACGTTATCTACCAGCACCGCTCACCGCTCAACTGCGGCACTACCTTTGAAAAGGATGGTGAGCTGCACGCCGCGATTGGTACCTACACCGGCGAAGCCTTGATCTTCAACCTGGCAGATCAGCAGCCGCAGTTCCTGCGCGAAGTGCACATGCATGAAAATGCGATCAAAGGCATCGCGGCGGATGAGCAGTACTTATTCAGCGTCTGCGCGACGGCGGCAGCGGCGTTTTTCCGCATTGCCGACTTCGAGCTGGAGACCTACCTAGACAAAGCCCACGACCGCATTTCCAACGGTTGCACACAGATCCAGGGCGGCTTTGCCAGCATCGGTCGGGACCTCAAGCTGCGGCTGTGGCAGGCCGGCAACAGCGAAGTCTATGAAACCCCTCACAGCCACTCGATCAAGTGCATTGCCATCTCCAAGGACCGCAAGATGATCGCCACCGGCAGCTACGGCGGCACCGTGGCCGTGTTCGACCTGGCCAAGCGCAGTTGGGCAAAGGTGGAGAAGATCACCGCCAGCGGTATCTCCTGTCTGACCCACGACGCCGAAGGCAGCGGCTTCCTCGCCAGCGCCTATGATGGCCGCATCTACCCGATCACCGCCCAGTCTTCGGCACGGCAAACGCGCCCATGA
- a CDS encoding LysR family transcriptional regulator, with protein sequence MVTVLLRNIDLNLLVVLDALLTEKHVTRTGARLHLSQPAISHSLSKLRVLLDDPILIREGNEVMLSAMAQNLQEPLREILSQIETLFGKSIDFDAASSQRTFQLAMSDYGAAIILPKLLVRLRREAPNTTLVVTQGSRHGMLEQVAQGKIDLALGVFPSLTPDVSMEVLFEESFSCLLDRRTLFKNGMLDLESYLERPHIQVSMDGGANGEVDTLLRAEGLRRRIAVSVPHWRTAPSLLHNTDLILTVATRALEDILLNPDLVQLPPPFSIPRFPFVQIWHQRFCDDPAHAWLRDQVKQVVAHTVQVD encoded by the coding sequence ATGGTCACGGTTTTACTGCGCAATATCGATTTGAATCTGTTGGTGGTGCTCGATGCACTGCTGACCGAAAAACACGTCACCCGCACGGGGGCGCGTCTGCATTTGAGCCAGCCGGCCATCAGTCATTCCCTGAGTAAGTTGCGGGTGCTGCTGGACGATCCGATCCTGATCCGCGAGGGCAATGAGGTGATGCTCAGCGCCATGGCGCAAAACCTCCAGGAGCCGCTGCGCGAAATTCTCAGTCAGATTGAAACTCTGTTCGGCAAGTCCATCGACTTCGACGCGGCCAGTTCCCAACGCACCTTCCAGTTGGCAATGTCGGATTATGGCGCGGCGATTATCTTGCCCAAATTGCTGGTGCGACTGCGTCGCGAGGCGCCGAACACTACCCTGGTGGTGACCCAGGGCAGCCGGCACGGGATGCTCGAGCAAGTAGCGCAGGGCAAGATCGACCTGGCCCTGGGGGTGTTCCCCAGCCTGACGCCCGATGTGTCGATGGAAGTGTTGTTCGAGGAAAGTTTTTCCTGCCTGCTCGACCGGCGGACCTTGTTCAAGAACGGCATGCTGGATCTGGAGAGCTACCTGGAGCGCCCGCATATCCAGGTGTCCATGGACGGTGGCGCCAATGGCGAAGTCGACACCCTGTTGCGCGCCGAGGGCCTGCGCCGTCGTATCGCCGTGAGCGTGCCGCACTGGCGCACTGCGCCAAGCTTGTTGCACAACACTGATCTGATCCTCACCGTGGCGACGCGCGCCCTGGAGGACATCTTGCTTAACCCGGATCTGGTGCAATTGCCGCCACCGTTCAGCATTCCGCGCTTTCCCTTTGTGCAGATCTGGCACCAGCGTTTCTGTGACGATCCGGCACATGCGTGGCTGCGCGACCAAGTCAAGCAAGTGGTGGCTCATACCGTACAGGTCGACTGA
- a CDS encoding VOC family protein has protein sequence MPQIKRIIETALYVDDLERAKAFYSQHLQLEAMVESNVLVAFNVGQQNTLLLFKRGASVHTKYLSGGEIPPHDASGRIHICFAIDAEDLPTWEQRLDAANIAIEGRTHWPKGGSSVYFRDPDANLVELLTPGCWPIY, from the coding sequence ATGCCTCAAATCAAACGAATTATTGAGACCGCGCTGTATGTGGATGACCTTGAGCGCGCCAAAGCGTTTTATAGCCAGCACCTGCAACTGGAGGCGATGGTCGAGAGCAACGTGCTCGTCGCGTTCAACGTTGGCCAGCAGAATACTCTCTTGCTGTTCAAACGGGGCGCCTCTGTGCACACCAAATATTTGAGCGGGGGTGAGATCCCGCCCCATGACGCCAGCGGGCGCATCCACATCTGTTTTGCAATCGATGCCGAAGACCTGCCGACCTGGGAGCAGCGCCTGGACGCGGCCAATATCGCCATCGAAGGACGTACGCACTGGCCCAAGGGCGGATCGAGCGTTTACTTCCGCGACCCGGATGCGAACCTCGTCGAACTGCTGACACCGGGCTGCTGGCCCATTTACTGA